One genomic window of Planctomonas sp. JC2975 includes the following:
- the yaaA gene encoding peroxide stress protein YaaA, with the protein MPPSASWLRDTGPERAVLILLPPSESKRTGGSVRARLDLAGLRFPELASARATTAAALVELARSGDADSAAKSLGIPRTLVGELAANAALFESPVMPAIDRYTGVLYDALDAASLPSEARRHLRHTVAVHSAVFGPIGALDRIPDYRMSATSRLPGLRLRQLWTPAVAAALGAVVGPVIDLRSESYVALGPVPDTQQSVFVRVVAEGPDGVTRALNHFNKHTKGMLVRAFALERPRIRSVDAFVRWATSAGLRTEYAGNHEVQLLAP; encoded by the coding sequence ATGCCGCCATCCGCTTCCTGGCTCCGTGACACCGGCCCCGAGCGCGCGGTGCTGATCCTCCTGCCGCCGTCCGAATCGAAGCGGACGGGCGGGTCTGTGCGCGCGCGCCTGGATCTCGCCGGTCTCCGGTTTCCGGAACTCGCCTCAGCGAGAGCGACCACGGCGGCGGCGCTGGTCGAACTGGCGCGCAGCGGGGATGCGGATTCCGCAGCGAAGTCGCTGGGCATACCGCGAACACTCGTCGGTGAGCTCGCAGCGAACGCCGCGCTCTTCGAGTCGCCCGTGATGCCGGCGATCGACCGGTATACCGGGGTGCTCTACGACGCTCTGGACGCCGCATCGCTGCCCTCAGAGGCGCGGCGTCACCTCCGTCACACGGTCGCCGTGCATTCGGCGGTGTTCGGTCCGATCGGCGCGCTCGACCGCATTCCCGACTACCGCATGTCCGCGACGTCGCGGCTGCCAGGGCTCCGGCTGCGTCAGCTGTGGACGCCGGCAGTGGCCGCGGCACTCGGCGCCGTGGTCGGCCCCGTCATCGACCTGCGTTCCGAGAGTTACGTCGCGCTCGGACCCGTGCCGGACACGCAGCAATCGGTCTTCGTGCGAGTTGTCGCCGAGGGACCGGACGGCGTGACGCGAGCGCTCAATCACTTCAACAAGCACACCAAAGGGATGCTCGTGCGTGCCTTCGCGCTCGAACGCCCGCGCATCCGTTCGGTGGACGCGTTCGTGCGCTGGGCGACGTCGGCGGGGCTCCGCACCGAATACGCAGGCAATCACGAGGTTCAGCTCCTGGCTCCCTGA
- a CDS encoding DNA-3-methyladenine glycosylase I, which yields MSDTTAAESIATARDTVRDAREGKPSAAPAGRPSRPDVLVGDDGVARCAWVGADTEYQRYHDEEWGTPLHDDRALYEKICLEGFQAGLSWRTILLRRPAFREAFNGFDIDQVAAFTENDVEQLVQNAAIIRHRGKIEATIANARATLSLSTPLSELIWSFAPSEPHRHAPVSLAEIPAVTPEATALSKRLRELGFRFVGPTTMYALMQSAGLVDDHVAGCWRALEPA from the coding sequence ATGAGCGACACGACCGCCGCCGAATCGATCGCCACCGCGCGAGACACTGTTCGCGATGCCCGCGAGGGCAAGCCGAGCGCCGCACCCGCAGGCCGACCGAGCCGACCCGATGTACTCGTGGGCGACGACGGAGTCGCGCGCTGCGCCTGGGTGGGTGCCGACACTGAGTACCAGCGCTACCACGACGAGGAATGGGGTACGCCGCTCCACGACGATCGCGCGCTCTACGAGAAGATCTGCCTCGAGGGATTCCAGGCCGGACTTTCGTGGCGCACCATCCTGCTGCGTCGCCCAGCATTCCGCGAAGCGTTCAACGGATTCGACATCGACCAGGTCGCAGCCTTCACCGAGAACGACGTCGAACAGCTCGTGCAGAACGCGGCCATCATCCGGCATCGCGGCAAGATCGAGGCCACGATCGCGAACGCCCGCGCCACTCTCTCCCTGAGCACTCCGCTGTCGGAGCTGATCTGGTCGTTCGCACCGTCCGAACCTCACCGGCACGCTCCGGTCTCGCTCGCCGAGATCCCGGCAGTCACCCCGGAGGCGACGGCCCTCAGCAAGCGGCTTCGGGAACTGGGTTTCCGATTCGTCGGGCCCACGACCATGTATGCACTGATGCAATCCGCGGGACTCGTCGACGACCACGTCGCCGGATGCTGGCGGGCGCTCGAGCCGGCCTGA
- a CDS encoding methylated-DNA--[protein]-cysteine S-methyltransferase, which translates to MDAYLLCIPSPIGRLELVSDGSSVTCLTIEREGRLPLDGCPDQPDDVLRDAAIELDQYFAGERQAFDVPLNPHGTEFRKAVWTRLLEVPWGEHTTYGELGMAVGKATAGRAVGGAIGANPIPLLIGCHRVLGSDGRITGYSGGAGIPTKLWLLQHEGITLAA; encoded by the coding sequence ATGGACGCCTACCTGCTCTGCATCCCGAGCCCGATCGGGCGACTCGAACTCGTCTCCGACGGGTCGAGCGTCACATGCCTCACCATCGAGCGCGAAGGTCGCCTGCCGCTTGACGGATGTCCCGACCAGCCAGACGACGTGCTGCGCGATGCGGCAATCGAGTTGGACCAGTACTTCGCCGGAGAAAGGCAGGCGTTCGACGTCCCGCTGAACCCGCACGGCACGGAATTCCGCAAAGCCGTCTGGACGCGACTCCTCGAGGTCCCTTGGGGCGAGCACACCACCTACGGTGAGCTCGGCATGGCCGTCGGCAAGGCCACAGCGGGTCGCGCCGTCGGGGGCGCCATCGGAGCCAATCCGATCCCGCTCCTCATCGGATGCCATCGCGTGCTCGGTTCCGACGGCCGGATCACCGGATACAGCGGCGGGGCCGGCATTCCGACCAAACTCTGGCTTCTTCAGCACGAAGGGATAACGCTGGCAGCATGA
- a CDS encoding TetR/AcrR family transcriptional regulator, with the protein MPKIPNRASPLPPEERKAAIIQAVIPVMIEHGAALTSRQIAEAAGVAEGTVFRAFGDKDTLLREAAEVYLDPAPVREHLRALDASLPLEDKVRAVLEVLTERFHGVVSIMAALGLASGRPEEIRRRPAQPPLEYASVVARLVEPELDRLNVPPEDIAPFIRLIAFASAIPSLNQEKAFASRELARLIVYGIAGDTRIGEEDAVRKTAARALAGRRAAASARASTAGAGTAAEDLATNDAEGVATHA; encoded by the coding sequence GTGCCGAAGATTCCCAACCGCGCGAGCCCACTGCCTCCGGAGGAGCGCAAAGCCGCCATCATCCAGGCCGTGATCCCCGTCATGATCGAGCACGGGGCCGCGCTGACGTCGCGTCAGATCGCCGAGGCCGCCGGCGTCGCGGAGGGAACGGTCTTCAGGGCATTCGGCGACAAGGACACCCTGCTGCGCGAGGCCGCAGAGGTCTACCTCGACCCGGCACCCGTACGCGAGCACCTCCGGGCGCTCGATGCATCGCTTCCGCTGGAAGACAAGGTGCGAGCGGTGCTGGAAGTGCTCACCGAGCGGTTCCACGGCGTGGTCAGCATCATGGCGGCGCTCGGTCTGGCCAGCGGTCGGCCAGAGGAGATCCGCCGTCGTCCCGCGCAGCCCCCGCTCGAGTACGCGTCGGTCGTGGCGCGTCTGGTGGAGCCGGAGCTCGATCGGCTCAATGTTCCACCCGAGGACATCGCCCCGTTCATCCGTCTCATCGCTTTCGCGAGCGCCATCCCGTCCTTGAACCAGGAGAAGGCCTTCGCCTCGCGCGAGCTGGCGCGGCTGATCGTGTACGGCATCGCGGGCGACACCCGCATCGGCGAGGAGGATGCCGTTCGCAAGACGGCAGCTCGAGCTCTCGCTGGGAGGCGGGCAGCGGCATCCGCTCGTGCATCGACAGCGGGTGCGGGGACGGCTGCCGAGGACCTGGCCACGAACGATGCTGAAGGCGTCGCGACGCATGCCTGA
- a CDS encoding ABC transporter ATP-binding protein, protein MLMRILVRFLRPHWPLLVGVVVFQLLQSIASLYLPTLNAELIDKGVITGDTGYILANGGLMLLVTLGQVVCNIVAVYFGAKASMRLGRDLRGKLFSHVGEFSEREVTKFGAPSLITRNTNDVQQVQMLVLMTCTLLVSAPILCIGGIVLAIQQDLSMSWLIAVSVPVLLVCVVLIISRMVPQFRLMQTRIDKVNRVLREQLSGIRVVRAFVREDVERKRFDTANLEVTDTAIRAGRLMALMFPTVMLVLNFSSVAVIWFGAFRIDDGSLQIGTMTAFLQYLMQILMGVMMATFMFVMVPRAAVCAERIGEVLETESTVRASADAITELAEHGTIELFEVGFAYPGAEDPVLSDLNVRIERGQTVAIIGSTGSGKTTLINLLPRLFDATSGQVLVDGTDVAEVDPDVLWSKIGLVPQKPYLFSGTVASNLRYGKPDATEDELWRALEIAQAKDFVTAMDGGLDAAIAQGGTNVSGGQRQRLAIARALVKRPEIYVFDDSFSALDLATDARLRRALRDRERGATFVIVAQRVSTITDADQILVLENGRIVDSGTHEQLLATSETYAEIVSSQLAAEEAA, encoded by the coding sequence ATGTTGATGAGAATCCTGGTGCGGTTCCTCAGGCCGCACTGGCCGCTGCTCGTGGGCGTCGTGGTCTTCCAGCTCCTGCAGTCGATCGCGTCCCTGTATCTTCCGACCCTCAATGCCGAGCTGATCGACAAGGGCGTCATCACCGGCGACACCGGATACATCCTGGCCAATGGCGGGCTCATGCTCCTGGTGACGCTCGGGCAGGTGGTGTGCAACATCGTCGCCGTGTACTTCGGCGCGAAGGCGTCGATGCGCCTCGGTCGGGATCTGCGCGGCAAGCTGTTCTCGCATGTCGGCGAGTTCTCCGAGCGCGAAGTGACGAAGTTCGGTGCGCCGTCGTTGATCACGCGCAACACGAACGATGTGCAGCAGGTGCAGATGCTCGTGCTCATGACGTGCACGCTGCTCGTGTCGGCGCCCATCCTGTGCATAGGCGGCATCGTGCTGGCGATCCAGCAGGATCTCAGCATGTCGTGGCTGATCGCGGTCAGCGTGCCGGTGCTCCTGGTGTGCGTCGTGCTGATCATCTCGCGCATGGTGCCGCAGTTCCGGCTGATGCAGACCCGTATCGACAAGGTCAATCGGGTGCTGCGCGAGCAGTTGTCTGGCATCCGCGTCGTTCGCGCGTTCGTGCGGGAAGACGTGGAGCGGAAGAGATTCGACACGGCCAACCTGGAAGTGACGGATACGGCCATCAGGGCCGGACGACTCATGGCGCTGATGTTCCCGACCGTGATGCTCGTGCTCAACTTCTCCAGCGTCGCCGTGATCTGGTTCGGAGCCTTCCGCATCGACGACGGGTCGCTGCAGATCGGCACGATGACGGCCTTCCTGCAGTACCTCATGCAGATCCTGATGGGCGTCATGATGGCGACCTTCATGTTCGTCATGGTGCCGCGTGCAGCGGTGTGCGCAGAGCGGATCGGGGAGGTGCTGGAGACGGAGTCGACCGTGCGTGCATCCGCCGACGCGATCACGGAACTGGCCGAACACGGGACCATCGAGCTGTTCGAGGTGGGTTTCGCGTACCCCGGTGCTGAGGATCCGGTGCTCAGCGACCTCAACGTGCGCATCGAGCGCGGGCAGACAGTCGCGATCATCGGGTCGACCGGATCCGGCAAGACCACACTCATCAACCTGTTGCCCCGCCTGTTCGATGCCACGAGCGGGCAGGTTCTCGTCGACGGCACCGACGTGGCCGAGGTCGATCCCGACGTGCTGTGGTCGAAGATCGGGCTGGTGCCGCAGAAGCCCTATCTCTTCAGCGGAACCGTGGCATCCAATCTGCGCTACGGCAAGCCGGATGCCACGGAGGACGAGCTCTGGCGTGCTTTGGAGATCGCGCAGGCGAAGGACTTCGTCACGGCGATGGACGGCGGCCTCGATGCAGCGATCGCTCAGGGCGGCACGAATGTGTCCGGCGGGCAACGACAGCGCCTGGCGATCGCCAGAGCTTTGGTGAAGAGGCCGGAGATCTACGTGTTCGACGACTCGTTCTCGGCGCTGGACCTCGCGACGGATGCTCGCCTCAGACGGGCGCTCCGCGACCGTGAACGAGGTGCGACCTTCGTGATCGTGGCCCAACGGGTGTCGACGATCACGGATGCGGACCAGATCCTGGTGCTGGAGAACGGACGGATCGTCGACTCCGGCACCCACGAACAGCTCCTGGCGACATCCGAGACCTATGCGGAGATCGTGTCGTCCCAGCTCGCGGCGGAGGAAGCGGCATGA
- a CDS encoding ABC transporter ATP-binding protein has protein sequence MSETKSDAAQAPERPGPGRGGPMAGLTMPPKKAMNFGPSAKRLIGRLKPESLGLVFVILLTVLSVTFSVLGPKLLGEGTNIIVAGFVSKSLPAGATKAEVLAGMRQNGQGQLADMLSGMELNPGHGIDFGALSQVLLLVLVLYAFASVFSWLQAYLLNGITMRTVYRLRKEVEEKVHRLPLKYFDTMPRGELLSRVTNDIDNVQQSLQQTVSQVLTSLLTVVGVLVIMFVISPLLAVIALISVPLTLVVTMVIAKRSQKMFVAQWKHTGQLNAQIEETYSGHAIVKVFGRQREANERFALKNEELYRASFGAQFVSGIIMPSMQFVGNLVYVAIAVVGGLQVAAGAIQIGDVQAFIQYSRQFTQPLAQLGSMANLLQSGVASAERVFELLDADEQSPDPDAPAALGETKGRLEFEDVAFRYVADKPLIDDLSMVAEPGQTVAIVGPTGAGKTTLVNLIMRFYEVDSGRITLDGVDITRLTRDELRGRIGMVLQDTWLFAGTIRENIAYGRPDATEEEIVAAAKASYVDRFVRSLPDGYDTVLDDDASNVSAGEKQLLTIARAFLARPSVLILDEATSSVDTRTELLVQKAMSALRTGRTSFVIAHRLSTIRDADMILVMEDGNIVEQGTHAQLLAAGGAYYSLYNAQFAGAVTGDV, from the coding sequence ATGAGCGAGACGAAGTCGGACGCGGCACAGGCGCCAGAGCGGCCCGGTCCGGGCCGCGGGGGACCGATGGCCGGACTCACCATGCCGCCGAAGAAGGCGATGAACTTCGGTCCGAGTGCCAAGCGGCTGATCGGGAGATTGAAGCCGGAGTCGCTTGGGCTGGTGTTCGTCATCCTGCTCACCGTGCTCAGCGTCACGTTCAGCGTTCTGGGACCGAAGCTGCTGGGCGAGGGAACCAACATCATCGTGGCCGGTTTCGTCTCCAAGAGCCTTCCGGCCGGCGCCACCAAGGCCGAGGTGCTCGCAGGCATGCGGCAGAACGGGCAGGGCCAGCTCGCCGACATGCTCAGCGGGATGGAATTGAACCCTGGGCACGGCATCGACTTCGGCGCGTTGTCGCAGGTGCTCCTTCTCGTGCTCGTGCTGTACGCGTTCGCGTCCGTGTTCAGCTGGCTGCAGGCATACCTGCTCAACGGCATCACGATGCGCACGGTGTACCGCCTGCGCAAGGAGGTGGAGGAGAAGGTCCACCGGTTGCCGCTCAAGTACTTCGACACGATGCCTCGCGGAGAACTGCTCAGCCGGGTGACGAACGACATCGACAATGTGCAGCAGAGCCTGCAGCAGACCGTGAGCCAAGTGCTCACCTCGCTGCTGACGGTCGTCGGCGTGCTGGTCATCATGTTCGTGATCTCGCCGCTGCTCGCCGTCATCGCCCTCATCTCCGTTCCGCTGACGTTGGTGGTCACGATGGTGATCGCGAAGCGTTCGCAGAAGATGTTCGTCGCGCAGTGGAAGCACACCGGCCAGCTGAACGCGCAGATCGAGGAGACATACTCCGGGCACGCGATCGTGAAGGTATTCGGGCGTCAGCGCGAGGCGAACGAGCGATTCGCGCTGAAGAACGAGGAGCTGTACCGGGCGAGCTTCGGGGCGCAGTTCGTGTCAGGGATCATCATGCCCTCGATGCAGTTCGTCGGGAACCTCGTGTACGTCGCGATCGCGGTGGTGGGCGGCCTGCAGGTGGCGGCCGGTGCCATCCAGATCGGTGATGTGCAGGCCTTCATCCAGTACTCCAGACAGTTCACCCAGCCCCTCGCCCAGCTGGGATCGATGGCCAACCTGCTGCAGTCGGGTGTGGCATCCGCTGAGCGGGTGTTCGAACTGCTCGACGCCGACGAGCAGTCGCCTGACCCGGATGCCCCTGCCGCACTCGGCGAGACCAAAGGCCGGCTCGAGTTCGAGGACGTCGCGTTCCGTTACGTGGCGGACAAGCCGCTGATCGACGATCTCTCGATGGTCGCCGAACCGGGACAGACCGTCGCGATCGTCGGCCCGACCGGGGCCGGGAAGACGACGCTCGTCAACCTGATCATGCGGTTCTATGAGGTGGACTCGGGCCGCATCACGTTGGACGGCGTCGACATCACACGGCTCACACGGGATGAGCTCCGTGGCCGCATCGGAATGGTGTTGCAGGATACCTGGCTGTTCGCCGGCACGATCCGCGAGAACATCGCATATGGGCGCCCGGATGCCACGGAGGAGGAGATCGTCGCGGCCGCCAAGGCGAGCTACGTCGACCGGTTCGTGCGCTCGTTGCCCGATGGCTACGACACGGTGCTCGACGATGATGCATCCAACGTGAGCGCGGGGGAGAAGCAGCTGCTCACGATCGCCAGGGCGTTCCTGGCGCGGCCGAGCGTGCTCATCCTCGACGAGGCGACGAGCTCGGTCGACACGCGCACGGAGCTGCTGGTGCAGAAGGCGATGAGCGCGCTGCGCACCGGCCGCACGAGTTTCGTTATCGCCCACAGGCTCTCGACGATCCGCGACGCCGACATGATCCTCGTGATGGAGGACGGCAACATCGTCGAGCAGGGCACGCATGCGCAGCTGCTCGCGGCCGGCGGTGCCTACTACTCGCTCTACAACGCGCAGTTCGCGGGGGCTGTGACCGGGGACGTCTGA
- a CDS encoding DUF4192 family protein — MPERLVASDPITLLSVVPELVGFEPRESLVLVAFCGKTSAGAFRVDLPPDAPQVPSPIGERSRSERDSAPGTNGRQLAAALLDSVRRLQRVDRLIPIVYTEASCADGPPHSGTVSEIRTAASARGIRTLDALYVAGDGWGSYTGEPRPRDELESTIGLRRLDPDVPELAPPPREAAKLPNVSERDRLRTATALAAVERTEPGVDPVWLAGYSADWRPEDVGPAASALLAGVLADPCTRDVLLYAWAWGSRAGRRAVRFQERFLRGGPIVDARFAAAFSGADALGRPDVESVEHAVELVRRVAAHLVETDRAPALSALAWLSWALGRSSVAGEYLLQARAADPSYGLAELLDAILSRGILPEWAFSGDPSSRDSAPRRAGAGHRRSS, encoded by the coding sequence ATGCCAGAACGACTCGTCGCCTCCGATCCGATCACCCTGCTGTCCGTCGTGCCCGAACTCGTGGGATTCGAACCCCGGGAGAGCCTGGTGCTCGTCGCGTTCTGCGGAAAGACGAGCGCGGGGGCCTTTCGCGTCGACCTTCCTCCCGATGCGCCTCAAGTGCCCTCGCCTATCGGTGAGCGATCGCGGTCGGAAAGGGACTCCGCGCCCGGGACGAATGGTCGGCAGCTGGCGGCCGCGCTGCTTGATTCCGTCCGGCGGCTTCAGCGGGTGGATCGGCTCATTCCGATCGTCTACACGGAGGCCTCGTGCGCCGACGGTCCGCCGCACTCCGGCACGGTGTCGGAGATCCGAACGGCGGCGTCCGCTCGGGGGATCCGGACGCTTGACGCCCTGTACGTCGCAGGAGACGGATGGGGCAGCTACACCGGTGAGCCGCGACCCCGCGACGAACTGGAGTCGACCATCGGGCTGCGCCGACTCGATCCGGATGTTCCCGAGCTCGCGCCTCCGCCTCGTGAAGCAGCGAAGCTCCCGAACGTCTCCGAGCGTGATCGTCTGCGCACGGCGACCGCGCTCGCCGCTGTCGAACGCACCGAACCGGGTGTCGATCCGGTGTGGTTGGCCGGATACAGCGCGGACTGGCGACCCGAGGACGTCGGTCCGGCGGCGTCGGCGTTGCTGGCAGGCGTCCTGGCCGATCCGTGCACACGCGACGTGCTCCTGTACGCCTGGGCGTGGGGGAGCAGGGCCGGCAGACGGGCCGTCCGGTTCCAGGAGCGGTTCCTCCGTGGCGGGCCCATCGTCGACGCGCGATTCGCCGCGGCGTTCTCCGGTGCGGACGCACTCGGCCGTCCCGACGTCGAGTCCGTCGAGCACGCGGTCGAGCTCGTGCGCAGGGTCGCCGCTCATCTGGTCGAGACGGACCGCGCTCCTGCGTTGTCTGCACTCGCATGGCTCAGCTGGGCGCTCGGCCGCAGCTCCGTCGCGGGGGAGTACCTCCTTCAGGCGAGAGCGGCGGATCCGTCATACGGCCTCGCGGAGCTGTTGGATGCCATCCTGTCGCGCGGAATCCTCCCCGAGTGGGCCTTCTCCGGCGACCCGTCATCACGCGACAGCGCTCCCAGGCGAGCCGGGGCCGGGCACCGGAGGTCGTCGTGA
- a CDS encoding FHA domain-containing protein, which produces MAQPFGREHGFVYIAVPRPPEDDWIAVAAETFVVLIESGPGERGVDALTELARSADAPLEAIVSAIPAGPDGVDSFAVVHLDERANDGWRVTAVARGRALVDLYSDGGSRRFSSSGVQPWLIATFRDVVAFGLGGPARRFDAVTHRNPSALAIGLGTAHAGSLLWSMDSIDRADADAADGDIGYVRPGAALDDDTVRRSPFVPGPVEQPDESAHEPVDGFGRSEGSRAEEPASGVPAEETVERHRIGDLASIDDAEDGPALEAARYEAFELTVARESVAHLFRPPADTDEAEADDEDETVVEAGAEADDEDETVVEAGAEADDEDETVVEAGAEVGAHGQTAPGQCADAEADRYTAPDASETDDAAGQATATKATPEPSVGSEPFARPSKPFTGAPEPSLGASERPAEPVPVDRHAPAVRNGATAEPTPRVSPSSELEPTVSMPKQPTRRPRGSSVGAPVSASASPAGAPGRASAPAPNAVAEPTPVRVGVRGRESVLLDAPIIVGRRPAGTTRHGREPLLVTVPSPEQVVSASHVRIERQGNVVVVTDLRSKNGTSITVPGSRPRRLRPGESFAVPGAATVEIGDGTIIEITP; this is translated from the coding sequence ATGGCGCAGCCGTTCGGTCGCGAGCACGGATTCGTCTACATCGCGGTGCCGCGCCCGCCGGAGGACGACTGGATCGCCGTGGCCGCGGAGACCTTCGTCGTGCTCATCGAGTCGGGGCCGGGTGAACGCGGTGTCGACGCCCTGACCGAGCTGGCGCGTTCGGCGGATGCGCCGCTCGAGGCGATTGTGTCTGCGATTCCCGCGGGTCCTGACGGTGTGGACTCCTTCGCGGTGGTCCACCTGGACGAGCGCGCCAACGACGGATGGCGCGTCACCGCCGTCGCACGCGGCCGTGCCCTCGTCGACCTCTACTCGGACGGCGGTTCGCGGAGGTTCTCGTCGTCCGGCGTTCAGCCGTGGCTGATCGCCACGTTCCGCGATGTCGTCGCGTTCGGCCTCGGAGGTCCGGCCCGTCGATTCGACGCCGTGACGCACCGCAACCCGAGTGCCCTGGCCATCGGACTGGGCACGGCGCACGCCGGATCGCTCCTGTGGTCCATGGACTCGATCGATCGCGCGGACGCCGATGCCGCGGACGGCGACATCGGATACGTCCGGCCGGGTGCGGCACTCGACGACGACACGGTGCGCAGGTCGCCGTTCGTGCCCGGACCCGTCGAGCAGCCGGACGAGTCCGCACACGAACCTGTGGACGGCTTCGGCAGGTCGGAGGGAAGCCGAGCAGAAGAACCTGCCAGCGGCGTCCCCGCAGAGGAGACGGTCGAGCGGCACCGGATCGGCGACCTCGCTTCCATCGACGATGCCGAGGATGGGCCGGCGCTCGAGGCGGCACGATATGAGGCTTTCGAGCTGACGGTGGCGCGGGAGTCCGTCGCACATTTGTTCCGTCCGCCAGCTGACACGGACGAGGCCGAGGCCGACGACGAGGACGAGACCGTCGTCGAGGCCGGGGCCGAGGCCGACGACGAGGACGAGACCGTCGTCGAGGCCGGGGCCGAGGCCGACGACGAGGACGAGACCGTCGTCGAGGCCGGGGCCGAGGTCGGGGCCCACGGTCAAACGGCCCCCGGACAGTGCGCGGACGCGGAGGCGGACAGGTACACGGCGCCGGACGCGTCCGAGACCGATGATGCGGCGGGTCAGGCGACCGCGACAAAGGCGACCCCCGAGCCCTCGGTCGGCTCCGAGCCGTTCGCCCGGCCCTCGAAGCCGTTCACCGGAGCGCCTGAGCCGTCTCTCGGAGCGTCGGAGAGACCTGCCGAACCGGTGCCCGTCGACCGCCACGCCCCGGCAGTGCGCAACGGGGCAACGGCAGAACCGACTCCGAGGGTCTCCCCGTCCAGCGAGCTGGAGCCCACCGTCTCGATGCCGAAGCAGCCGACGCGCCGGCCCCGAGGTTCGTCGGTCGGAGCGCCGGTGAGCGCGTCAGCGTCGCCGGCCGGCGCACCCGGTCGGGCCTCCGCACCCGCGCCGAACGCCGTGGCCGAGCCGACGCCGGTGCGCGTCGGTGTCAGAGGGCGGGAGTCCGTGCTGCTGGATGCGCCGATCATCGTCGGGCGACGACCGGCGGGAACGACACGGCACGGAAGGGAGCCGCTGCTGGTCACCGTTCCTTCGCCGGAACAGGTCGTGTCGGCGTCGCACGTGAGGATCGAGCGCCAAGGGAACGTTGTCGTCGTCACCGATCTGAGGTCGAAGAACGGCACGTCGATCACCGTTCCCGGTTCGCGGCCGAGGCGTCTCCGTCCCGGAGAATCCTTCGCCGTGCCAGGGGCCGCGACGGTCGAAATCGGGGACGGGACTATCATCGAGATCACCCCGTAG
- a CDS encoding protein phosphatase 2C domain-containing protein: MTQIGRSSKRHHIAVPGKDGARITLAWASVTDKGYRRAVNEDSLIARSPIFAVADGMGGHSAGDVASAAVVNRLAEHTGPSFIDEGSIDTALRDAVVDMEKGAGQSDLGTGTTVTGFALTMVGGEPSWLVFNIGDSRVYELEEGELRQLTVDHSIVQELLDAGAITPSEAEVHPHSNVITRAVGFNEDPVPDFSLVPLTVGTRLLACSDGLTKELTEHGIRHFLTVGSSPLDAAGQLMDAALGNGGRDNVTVVVVDVMETPDSPLPAGRRTGRRR, encoded by the coding sequence GTGACACAGATCGGGCGCAGCAGCAAGCGGCACCACATCGCCGTGCCCGGCAAAGACGGAGCTCGCATCACGCTGGCGTGGGCATCCGTCACGGACAAGGGCTACCGCCGCGCGGTGAACGAGGACAGCCTGATCGCGAGATCCCCCATCTTCGCCGTGGCCGACGGCATGGGCGGACACTCCGCAGGGGACGTCGCCAGCGCGGCAGTCGTCAACAGGCTCGCCGAGCACACCGGGCCCTCGTTCATCGACGAGGGCTCGATCGACACCGCACTCCGCGACGCCGTCGTCGACATGGAGAAGGGTGCAGGGCAAAGCGATCTGGGCACGGGGACCACCGTGACGGGATTCGCTCTCACGATGGTCGGTGGCGAACCGAGCTGGCTCGTCTTCAACATCGGAGACTCACGGGTGTACGAGCTCGAGGAGGGGGAGCTCCGGCAGCTCACGGTCGACCATTCGATCGTGCAGGAGCTTCTCGACGCGGGCGCGATCACGCCCTCGGAGGCGGAGGTGCATCCGCACTCGAACGTGATCACGCGTGCGGTCGGTTTCAACGAGGATCCCGTTCCCGATTTCAGCCTCGTTCCGCTGACGGTGGGCACGAGGCTCCTTGCCTGTTCGGACGGTCTGACGAAGGAACTGACGGAGCACGGCATCCGCCATTTCCTCACCGTCGGATCGAGCCCGCTGGACGCAGCGGGCCAGCTCATGGACGCAGCGCTCGGCAACGGCGGCAGGGACAATGTCACGGTCGTCGTGGTCGACGTGATGGAGACCCCCGATTCGCCGCTGCCGGCGGGACGACGCACCGGCAGAAGACGCTGA